One genomic segment of Chitinibacter sp. FCG-7 includes these proteins:
- the tilS gene encoding tRNA lysidine(34) synthetase TilS, whose product MANLKKKQPLNGWPEAFELIEGFSKHGSLGSRSNFQRTKLCVGLSGGLDSSVLLHWLAQWRSELDVELSAVHVHHGLSPNADHWAAQAQALAASLDIPCAIHHVRLDLTQGRGVEGAARKARYAIYEQQDCDAIILAHHQNDQAETILINLLRGSGPAGLAAMPQQRKLTDSITLLRPLLSIPRAELLRYAQEQALNWVEDESNLDTQYKRNAIRHQVMPAITGISPQALTTLTRSAIHQSEVNQLMIEIAELDLAQCQNGDALALAPWQQLSAVRQKNVLRHWLGLVGVVLELRAFNELLRTAIDAADDTHPALVWRNAAVRRYRDHLHITQASLQAGPNQNMTPDFANGNDLPDWRGILRWIKCETGGIAEHFLSGAAISVRGRHGGEQFKLAANRPTRSLKAHCQAATIAPWLRETTPLIYIGEQLAAMPGLGVNHVFQPEAGEPGWMPQWHPYPAKV is encoded by the coding sequence ATGGCAAATTTAAAGAAGAAGCAGCCGCTTAATGGCTGGCCAGAAGCCTTTGAGCTGATCGAAGGCTTTAGCAAACACGGGAGCTTAGGCTCCCGTTCTAATTTTCAGCGTACAAAATTATGCGTGGGGCTCTCTGGCGGGCTCGATTCGAGCGTGTTGCTGCACTGGCTGGCGCAATGGCGGAGCGAATTGGATGTCGAGCTCAGCGCCGTGCATGTGCATCACGGACTCTCGCCCAATGCCGATCACTGGGCTGCGCAGGCACAGGCATTGGCAGCCAGCCTTGATATCCCCTGCGCCATCCATCACGTCCGGCTGGATTTAACTCAAGGTCGCGGTGTCGAGGGCGCGGCGCGCAAAGCGCGTTATGCCATTTACGAGCAGCAGGACTGCGACGCGATTATTCTGGCGCATCATCAGAACGATCAGGCCGAAACCATTCTGATCAATCTGCTGCGCGGCAGCGGCCCGGCAGGTTTGGCCGCCATGCCGCAACAGCGCAAGCTGACTGATTCCATCACATTATTGCGCCCCTTGCTCAGTATCCCGCGCGCAGAGCTGCTGCGCTACGCGCAAGAGCAAGCGCTGAACTGGGTTGAAGACGAAAGCAATCTTGATACGCAATACAAGCGCAATGCGATCCGTCATCAAGTCATGCCCGCCATCACGGGTATATCGCCACAAGCCTTGACCACCTTGACTCGCAGCGCGATACATCAGTCAGAAGTCAACCAACTGATGATTGAAATTGCCGAGCTTGACCTCGCGCAATGCCAAAATGGTGATGCACTGGCGCTGGCACCGTGGCAACAGTTAAGCGCCGTACGGCAAAAAAACGTGCTGCGTCACTGGCTGGGTCTGGTGGGCGTCGTGCTGGAATTGCGCGCATTTAATGAATTGCTGCGCACGGCGATTGACGCGGCCGATGACACGCATCCGGCGCTGGTCTGGCGTAACGCCGCGGTGCGCCGCTATCGCGACCATTTGCACATCACGCAAGCCAGCCTGCAAGCGGGGCCAAACCAGAACATGACGCCTGATTTTGCCAATGGCAATGATTTACCCGACTGGCGCGGCATCTTGCGCTGGATAAAATGCGAAACGGGTGGCATCGCCGAGCACTTCCTTAGTGGCGCAGCCATCAGCGTGCGCGGCCGTCATGGCGGCGAGCAATTCAAGCTGGCGGCCAATCGCCCGACCCGCTCACTGAAAGCACATTGCCAGGCCGCGACCATTGCGCCATGGCTGCGCGAAACCACGCCGCTGATTTATATTGGCGAACAGCTGGCGGCCATGCCTGGGCTGGGCGTTAATCACGTATTTCAGCCAGAAGCAGGTGAACCAGGCTGGATGCCTCAATGGCACCCTTACCCTGCCAAGGTATAG
- the dapA gene encoding 4-hydroxy-tetrahydrodipicolinate synthase, which translates to MSLNPRTTALWTALITPFASNESLDFSALTALLREQEAAGAGVLLLGSTGEGSNLTLAERKAVLQHACSLDLNVPIMVGVGGLDLASQLEWLAFCETLPLHAYLLVTPIYAKPGAEGQRRWFAALLDAVSKPCMLYNIPSRAGVPLSDVALAGLIDHPNCWAVKESGGNAARFAELKTAFPSVAWYSGDDVLFAEHAKLGAAGLVSVASNVWPQPVARWVQQGLAGEAIGDLLRTASETLFLAANPIPAKAIMHHQGRIASNELRLPLCAADLASLEPVLAKDREMAELG; encoded by the coding sequence ATGTCACTCAACCCTCGTACTACCGCCTTGTGGACCGCGCTGATCACGCCATTTGCGTCCAATGAATCTCTCGATTTTTCAGCCTTAACCGCGCTCTTGCGCGAGCAGGAAGCCGCTGGTGCTGGCGTGCTGCTGCTGGGCTCGACCGGCGAGGGCAGCAATCTCACGCTGGCCGAGCGCAAGGCTGTCCTGCAGCACGCCTGTAGCCTCGATTTAAATGTGCCGATCATGGTTGGCGTCGGCGGGCTCGATCTGGCTAGCCAGCTCGAATGGCTGGCATTTTGCGAAACCTTGCCGCTACATGCCTATCTGCTTGTGACTCCGATTTACGCCAAACCCGGTGCCGAAGGCCAGCGCCGCTGGTTTGCCGCGCTGCTCGATGCGGTGAGCAAGCCCTGTATGCTGTACAACATCCCCTCGCGCGCCGGTGTGCCGCTGTCGGATGTGGCGCTGGCGGGCTTGATTGATCATCCGAACTGCTGGGCGGTGAAAGAATCGGGCGGCAATGCGGCACGCTTTGCCGAATTGAAAACTGCGTTCCCGAGTGTTGCGTGGTACTCGGGTGACGATGTGCTGTTTGCTGAACACGCCAAACTGGGCGCTGCGGGCTTGGTATCGGTGGCGAGTAATGTTTGGCCACAACCAGTGGCGCGCTGGGTGCAGCAAGGATTGGCGGGCGAGGCGATTGGCGATTTGCTGCGCACCGCGTCGGAAACGCTGTTTCTGGCTGCGAATCCCATTCCCGCCAAAGCCATCATGCATCATCAAGGCCGCATTGCCAGCAATGAGTTGCGCCTACCTTTGTGCG
- the flgM gene encoding flagellar biosynthesis anti-sigma factor FlgM, with product MKIDNTGKPLSPLAGKPSDVRANDSSKSEAAAAPQSSINSKLSGVASNEATFDADKVAAIRSAIAEGRFSVKPEAIADGLLSSVKELLAR from the coding sequence ATGAAAATCGACAATACAGGCAAGCCATTGTCGCCGCTCGCGGGTAAGCCCAGCGATGTGCGGGCCAATGACAGCAGCAAAAGCGAAGCGGCGGCTGCACCGCAAAGTAGTATTAATAGCAAACTCTCTGGTGTGGCCAGCAATGAAGCTACATTCGATGCCGATAAGGTGGCTGCGATCCGTTCGGCTATTGCCGAAGGCCGTTTTTCGGTCAAGCCCGAGGCGATTGCCGATGGCTTGCTTTCCAGTGTAAAAGAGCTGCTGGCACGCTAA
- the mutS gene encoding DNA mismatch repair protein MutS: protein MAKKSASEAPTHTPMMQQYLALKADHQDKLVFYRMGDFYELFYDDAIKAARLLDITLTTRGASAGEPIKMCGIPFHSLEPYLAKLVKLGESVAICEQVGDPATSKGPVERKVMRVITPGTLTDAALLDDKQENRLLAIRMVRGKMGMAWLSLASGDFALMDTDVEKLPSELERLRPAEILISDEAELTLFDQLRIPVRRVASWQFDAASAERNLTRHFAVHDLAGFGLSSNNREPLLALGAAGALLEYVRSTQGGALPALAGLRVESHSQYIELDAATRRNLEITETIRGEAAPTLFSLLDNCATGMGSRLLAQWLHHPLRNHGKILERQSAIGTLLDVGSSENLYTQLREIADIERIVSRIALKSARPRDLASLRDSLRVLPDLAAQMPDGGLFSGLAHAMQAEPTIYQLLAAAILPEPGVLIREGGVIADGYSSDLDELRAIQNNCGEFLTMLESRERERTGIATLRVEYNRVAGFFIEVTNSYVGQVPDDYRRRQTMKNAERYITPELKQFEEKALSANERALALEKQLYESVLDALQSYLATLRLTAQAVATLDVLVCLAQRAQLSGYIAPQFCDDAVLNIDAGRHPVVEDQIDDFIPNSVDFHLARKLLLITGPNMGGKSTYMRQVALIALLAHVGSYVPATAAKIGRLDRIFTRIGASDDLAGGRSTFMVEMTETANILNNAGEHSLVLMDEVGRGTSTFDGLALAWSIAKALIEKNRCYTLFATHYFELTRLAQDYAQVANVHLDAVEHKDRIVFLHAVQEGPASQSYGVAVASLAGVPKEVVRGAKRKLQELEQGSFNNGLQADLFAPIFTAEPEVESHPAIELLAAVIPDQISPREALEMIYKLKELI, encoded by the coding sequence ATGGCTAAAAAATCAGCAAGCGAAGCCCCAACCCACACCCCGATGATGCAGCAATATCTCGCGCTCAAGGCCGATCATCAGGACAAGCTGGTTTTTTACCGCATGGGCGATTTTTACGAGCTGTTTTACGACGATGCGATCAAAGCGGCACGTCTACTCGATATCACGCTGACCACACGCGGCGCCAGCGCGGGCGAGCCGATCAAGATGTGCGGCATTCCGTTTCATTCGCTCGAACCCTACTTGGCCAAACTGGTAAAACTCGGTGAATCGGTCGCGATTTGCGAACAGGTCGGCGATCCGGCCACCAGCAAAGGCCCGGTTGAGCGCAAAGTGATGCGCGTGATTACGCCCGGCACCTTGACCGACGCCGCGCTGCTCGACGACAAACAGGAAAACCGCCTGCTCGCAATCCGCATGGTGCGCGGCAAAATGGGTATGGCGTGGCTCTCGCTCGCTTCCGGTGACTTTGCGCTGATGGATACCGACGTTGAAAAGCTGCCGTCCGAGCTGGAGCGCTTGCGCCCCGCCGAGATTTTAATCAGCGACGAAGCCGAGCTGACGCTGTTTGATCAGCTGCGCATCCCGGTGCGCCGCGTCGCCAGCTGGCAATTTGATGCAGCCAGCGCCGAGCGTAATCTCACGCGCCATTTTGCCGTGCATGATCTGGCAGGCTTCGGGCTTTCGTCAAACAATCGCGAGCCGCTGTTAGCGCTCGGCGCAGCTGGCGCGCTGCTTGAATATGTGCGCAGCACGCAAGGCGGCGCACTGCCTGCGCTGGCAGGATTGCGCGTTGAGTCACACAGCCAGTACATCGAGCTTGACGCCGCGACACGCCGAAATCTGGAAATCACCGAAACCATCCGTGGCGAAGCCGCGCCGACGCTGTTCTCCTTGCTCGACAACTGCGCGACCGGCATGGGTTCGCGCCTGCTCGCGCAATGGCTGCATCACCCGCTGCGCAATCACGGCAAGATTCTGGAGCGCCAGTCGGCAATTGGTACGCTGCTTGACGTCGGCAGCAGCGAGAATCTCTACACGCAGTTACGCGAAATCGCCGACATCGAACGGATTGTGTCACGGATTGCCTTGAAATCGGCGCGACCACGCGATCTGGCGAGCTTGCGCGATAGTTTGCGCGTACTGCCCGATTTGGCCGCACAAATGCCTGACGGCGGCTTGTTCAGCGGCCTTGCGCACGCCATGCAGGCCGAGCCGACGATTTATCAGCTGCTTGCAGCCGCCATTTTGCCCGAGCCGGGCGTACTGATTCGTGAAGGCGGCGTCATCGCCGATGGTTATTCGAGCGATCTGGACGAGCTGCGCGCGATTCAGAATAATTGCGGCGAATTTCTGACCATGCTGGAATCGCGCGAGCGCGAACGCACTGGCATTGCCACCTTGCGGGTGGAGTATAACCGTGTAGCTGGCTTCTTTATTGAGGTTACCAACTCATACGTGGGGCAGGTACCTGACGATTATCGCCGTCGCCAGACGATGAAAAACGCCGAGCGCTATATCACGCCCGAGCTGAAACAATTTGAAGAAAAAGCGCTGTCGGCCAATGAGCGTGCCTTGGCGCTGGAAAAACAGCTCTACGAATCGGTGCTCGACGCACTGCAAAGCTATCTGGCAACGCTGCGCCTAACTGCGCAAGCCGTCGCGACGCTCGACGTGCTGGTTTGTCTGGCGCAACGTGCGCAATTATCCGGCTATATCGCGCCGCAATTTTGCGACGATGCAGTCCTGAACATCGACGCGGGTCGCCATCCAGTCGTCGAAGATCAGATCGACGATTTCATCCCGAACAGCGTCGATTTTCATCTGGCGCGCAAACTGCTGCTGATCACCGGCCCGAATATGGGCGGTAAATCGACCTATATGCGCCAAGTGGCGCTGATCGCGCTACTGGCTCATGTCGGATCGTACGTTCCCGCCACCGCAGCCAAAATCGGTCGCCTCGATCGAATTTTTACCCGCATTGGCGCGAGCGACGATCTGGCTGGCGGCCGCTCGACGTTTATGGTCGAAATGACCGAAACGGCGAATATTCTGAATAACGCGGGTGAACATTCCTTAGTTTTGATGGACGAAGTGGGTCGCGGCACCTCAACCTTTGATGGCTTGGCGCTGGCGTGGTCGATTGCCAAAGCGCTGATCGAAAAAAACCGCTGCTACACGCTGTTTGCGACGCATTATTTCGAACTAACGCGGCTGGCGCAGGATTACGCGCAAGTGGCCAATGTGCATCTGGATGCGGTTGAGCACAAAGACCGGATCGTCTTTTTGCACGCAGTGCAGGAAGGTCCGGCCTCGCAAAGTTATGGTGTGGCGGTGGCCAGCTTGGCTGGCGTGCCCAAAGAAGTAGTTCGCGGCGCGAAACGCAAATTGCAGGAGCTGGAGCAAGGCAGCTTCAATAATGGCTTGCAAGCCGACCTGTTTGCCCCCATTTTCACGGCAGAACCCGAAGTTGAATCACATCCGGCGATTGAACTGCTAGCTGCGGTTATCCCTGATCAAATTAGCCCGCGCGAAGCGCTGGAGATGATCTATAAACTCAAAGAACTAATTTAG
- a CDS encoding flagella synthesis protein FlgN: MTPEQRQSGLYSLLAAELDLVQQLIALLAQEQDALILRQFDQVSVLIDGKTRALQALERASKARAQFCSEHELISIEQIELTLDQQASVWRELLQQAKYAETLNRTNGQLIQTHEEVNQHLMASLAAQRHTDVAYSADGRLSSLSSISRPFDRA; the protein is encoded by the coding sequence GTGACCCCTGAACAACGACAATCCGGGCTGTATTCCCTGTTAGCTGCTGAGCTTGATCTGGTTCAGCAGCTAATTGCTTTATTGGCGCAGGAACAAGATGCGCTGATTTTGCGCCAGTTCGATCAGGTTTCCGTGCTGATCGATGGCAAAACGCGAGCCCTGCAAGCGCTAGAACGAGCCAGCAAAGCGCGCGCGCAATTTTGCAGCGAGCACGAATTAATCAGTATCGAGCAGATCGAGCTGACGCTGGATCAGCAAGCGAGCGTTTGGCGCGAGTTGCTGCAACAAGCCAAGTACGCCGAAACACTCAATCGCACCAATGGCCAGCTGATTCAGACGCACGAAGAAGTCAATCAGCATCTGATGGCTTCGTTGGCCGCGCAGCGCCATACGGATGTGGCCTATAGCGCCGATGGCCGCCTGAGCTCTTTGTCGTCAATCAGCCGTCCGTTTGATCGCGCCTGA
- a CDS encoding acetyl-CoA carboxylase carboxyltransferase subunit alpha, whose translation MKTTFLDFEQSVAELENKIEELRYVQDDSAVDISVEISHLEKKSLELTKNIYAKLTPWQISQVSRHPQRPYTYDYISGLFTDFQELHGDRAFADDLAIVGGLARFNGQSVMVIGHQKGRDTKEKIARNFGMPRPEGYRKALRLMKLAEKFNIPVITFVDTPGAYPGIGAEERGQSEAIGRNLFEMAQLKVPVICTIIGEGGSGGALAIAVGDVVQMLQYSTYSVISPEGCATILWKTAERASDAAEALGITASRLKTLGLIDKVVPEPIGGAHRDPQAMMATMKKSIADSLKALKAKSVDELLESRFDRLMEHGKFKEEAAA comes from the coding sequence ATGAAAACCACCTTCCTTGACTTCGAGCAATCGGTTGCAGAGCTTGAAAACAAGATCGAAGAGCTGCGCTACGTGCAGGATGATTCGGCAGTTGATATTTCGGTTGAAATTTCTCACCTTGAGAAAAAAAGCCTTGAACTCACCAAAAATATTTATGCAAAACTGACCCCCTGGCAGATTTCGCAGGTATCGCGCCACCCGCAACGCCCGTATACCTACGATTATATTTCCGGTCTGTTTACTGATTTTCAAGAGCTGCATGGCGATCGTGCTTTTGCTGATGATTTGGCGATTGTGGGTGGCTTGGCGCGTTTTAACGGCCAGAGTGTCATGGTCATTGGCCATCAGAAAGGCCGCGATACCAAAGAAAAAATCGCGCGCAATTTTGGCATGCCACGGCCAGAAGGCTATCGCAAAGCCTTGCGCTTGATGAAACTGGCCGAAAAATTCAATATCCCGGTGATCACGTTTGTCGACACGCCGGGCGCTTACCCTGGCATTGGTGCTGAAGAGCGTGGCCAGTCCGAAGCCATCGGTCGCAATCTGTTTGAAATGGCGCAGCTCAAAGTGCCGGTGATCTGCACAATTATTGGCGAAGGCGGCTCAGGCGGCGCGCTGGCAATTGCCGTGGGCGACGTCGTACAGATGCTGCAATATTCAACCTACTCGGTGATCTCGCCCGAAGGTTGCGCCACCATTCTGTGGAAAACGGCTGAACGCGCATCTGACGCTGCTGAAGCTTTGGGCATTACCGCTTCGCGCCTGAAAACCCTCGGCCTGATCGATAAAGTGGTGCCAGAGCCGATTGGCGGCGCGCATCGCGACCCGCAAGCGATGATGGCGACGATGAAAAAATCTATCGCCGATTCGCTCAAGGCACTGAAAGCTAAAAGTGTCGACGAATTGCTTGAATCCCGCTTTGACCGTTTGATGGAACATGGCAAATTTAAAGAAGAAGCAGCCGCTTAA
- a CDS encoding type II secretion system F family protein, with protein MKTQHPLPAQVRADLFNQLAALEHAGLPTDRAIAVLALPAPWNQRVRAMQQALLRGHSLASAGKVAGLFDPLDQALIHAACAAGSPEPTYRQLARQATLKATLRQQVRARLALPALLIFLALLIKPLPALIQGSLSIGDYLWGIASPVIFIILLMAILGWVSRLISQGGVLASLILQLPVIGNFCLQLNQRDFLSSLSLLISAGVPVFDAVTLAQNSISNGHLRQQNRVLSRKLRAGSSLAAAVEHTGWLVTQRIVALINTGEQSGTLDAMLARLVEQLDQDIEHSSKQWAAWLPRLAYALVAIWISWGLLSTTAFMPSADQLEIRQEFRRDQTDG; from the coding sequence ATGAAAACCCAACACCCCTTGCCAGCACAAGTACGTGCTGATTTGTTTAACCAGCTGGCCGCACTGGAACACGCAGGCTTGCCAACGGATCGGGCTATTGCAGTTTTGGCCTTGCCCGCACCGTGGAATCAGCGCGTGCGTGCTATGCAGCAAGCCCTATTACGCGGACATAGTCTGGCAAGTGCAGGCAAGGTGGCGGGCCTGTTTGATCCACTCGATCAGGCGCTGATTCATGCCGCTTGCGCAGCAGGCAGCCCGGAACCAACTTATCGGCAACTGGCTAGGCAGGCCACACTGAAAGCCACCTTGAGACAGCAAGTACGTGCCAGGCTGGCGCTCCCCGCCTTGCTGATTTTCCTCGCTCTGCTGATCAAGCCGCTACCCGCGCTGATTCAGGGCAGCTTGAGCATTGGCGACTACCTATGGGGTATAGCCTCACCCGTCATATTCATCATATTGTTAATGGCAATACTGGGCTGGGTATCCAGACTAATTAGCCAGGGCGGCGTGCTGGCAAGTCTGATTTTGCAGCTGCCTGTCATTGGCAACTTTTGCCTGCAATTAAATCAGCGTGATTTTCTATCCAGTCTAAGCCTGTTGATCAGTGCGGGCGTCCCGGTGTTTGATGCCGTGACGCTGGCACAAAACAGCATTTCGAATGGACATTTACGCCAGCAAAACCGCGTGTTATCGCGCAAGCTGCGTGCCGGCTCATCGCTGGCCGCTGCGGTTGAGCACACCGGCTGGCTGGTCACGCAACGCATCGTGGCGCTGATTAATACTGGTGAGCAGAGCGGCACGCTGGACGCCATGCTGGCAAGGCTGGTCGAGCAGCTCGATCAGGACATCGAACACAGCAGCAAGCAGTGGGCGGCCTGGCTGCCACGGCTGGCCTATGCACTCGTAGCGATATGGATTAGCTGGGGTTTGCTGTCAACGACGGCATTCATGCCGTCTGCAGATCAGTTAGAAATAAGGCAGGAGTTCAGGCGCGATCAAACGGACGGCTGA
- the fliW gene encoding flagellar assembly protein FliW, whose translation MDVFLSQFGPIEVDPDTVIHFPAGLPGFDDCKNYKLLHEDKPNPSVYWLQSLDDANVAFSIVGAERLGFNYVLTLNDDECAALQLKDASEAMLFLILSRPDNQPIRANTLAPLVINLQSRKGLQKIDVKADIVFSNT comes from the coding sequence ATGGACGTTTTTCTAAGCCAGTTTGGCCCGATTGAAGTAGACCCCGATACCGTGATTCATTTTCCGGCGGGACTGCCCGGTTTTGATGATTGCAAAAACTACAAGCTGTTGCACGAAGACAAGCCCAACCCCAGTGTTTACTGGCTCCAGTCGCTGGACGACGCCAATGTGGCTTTCTCGATTGTCGGCGCAGAACGCCTTGGCTTTAATTATGTACTGACTTTAAATGACGACGAATGCGCGGCACTGCAATTGAAAGACGCTAGTGAAGCCATGCTGTTTCTGATTTTATCCCGCCCTGATAATCAGCCCATTCGCGCCAATACGCTGGCACCGCTGGTCATTAATCTGCAATCGCGAAAAGGTTTGCAAAAGATCGACGTCAAAGCGGATATCGTTTTCAGTAATACCTGA
- the rluB gene encoding 23S rRNA pseudouridine(2605) synthase RluB yields the protein MKTTKARRPQPAIREAKANDQQRATTKIGARGQSAAGESRFGNIKKKKTSGPDMGRSSTPATSKKRSSPTSGMSRMVAQAIAKTAIAREVQGIKPATENSTAAETQTTIRDSKLRPSAKRAKKMPQRHGSQHEISAQKQLREKRLTTDQIGDERLQKALAFSGIGSRREMEEIIEAGRVSVNGKIADLGAKVSPGDEVRIDGKRIALKWQDRLPRVIMYHKEEGELVSRDDPEGRVTVFDRLKRIYSSKWVAIGRLDFNTSGLLLFTTSGELANRMMHPSFEVEREYAVRVHGQLTPEQMKEMVNGIELDDGPANFSRIEDRGGEGQNHWYHVVLKEGRNREVRRMFEHYNLMVSRLMRIRFGMFNLPGRLKRGQFYELTETEVLAVMKWADLTMMGQVKRR from the coding sequence ATGAAAACCACTAAAGCTCGTCGCCCGCAACCGGCCATTCGAGAAGCCAAAGCGAACGACCAACAGCGCGCAACAACCAAAATCGGTGCTCGTGGGCAGTCCGCTGCCGGTGAATCACGTTTTGGCAATATCAAGAAAAAGAAAACCTCGGGTCCGGACATGGGGCGCTCGTCCACGCCAGCCACCAGCAAAAAGCGCAGCTCGCCCACCAGCGGAATGAGCCGCATGGTGGCTCAAGCCATTGCCAAAACAGCCATCGCCCGCGAAGTACAAGGCATCAAACCGGCTACCGAGAACAGCACAGCAGCAGAAACCCAAACCACGATTCGCGATAGCAAATTGCGCCCAAGCGCCAAGCGGGCCAAGAAAATGCCGCAGCGCCATGGCTCACAGCACGAAATTTCAGCGCAGAAGCAGTTGCGTGAAAAACGGCTGACCACTGATCAGATTGGCGACGAGCGCCTGCAAAAGGCGCTGGCCTTCTCCGGCATTGGCTCGCGCCGCGAAATGGAAGAAATCATTGAAGCCGGTCGCGTTAGCGTCAACGGTAAAATCGCCGATCTGGGCGCCAAAGTCAGCCCGGGCGATGAAGTACGGATTGATGGCAAACGTATTGCGCTCAAATGGCAGGATCGCCTGCCTCGCGTCATCATGTACCACAAAGAAGAAGGCGAGCTGGTTAGCCGTGATGACCCGGAAGGCCGTGTCACCGTGTTTGACCGTCTCAAGCGGATTTACTCAAGCAAATGGGTCGCCATTGGTCGTCTGGACTTTAACACCTCGGGTTTGCTGCTGTTTACGACCTCGGGCGAGCTGGCCAATCGCATGATGCACCCGAGCTTTGAAGTCGAGCGTGAATATGCAGTTCGCGTTCATGGCCAGCTCACGCCAGAGCAAATGAAAGAAATGGTCAATGGCATCGAGCTCGATGACGGCCCGGCCAACTTCAGCCGCATCGAAGATCGTGGCGGCGAAGGCCAGAATCACTGGTATCACGTCGTGCTAAAAGAAGGTCGTAATCGTGAAGTGCGCCGGATGTTCGAGCACTACAACCTGATGGTCAGCCGCCTGATGCGGATCCGCTTTGGGATGTTCAATCTGCCGGGGCGTCTCAAACGCGGCCAGTTTTATGAATTGACCGAAACCGAAGTGCTGGCCGTGATGAAATGGGCTGACCTGACCATGATGGGTCAGGTGAAAAGACGATAA
- the greB gene encoding transcription elongation factor GreB encodes MSKAFTKENDGDDDELPAELAVPAGSKNYMTPQGWQRMKTELYELVNKERPHVTQVVNWAASNGDRSENADYQYGKRRLREIDRRIRFLSKRLENAEVIDPETREATDQIFFSATVTYLREDGREETVVIVGVDETNLPLNHISWTSPVARALIKAREGDVVHLRTPAGSEELEVIQVCYVRIES; translated from the coding sequence ATGAGCAAAGCGTTTACCAAAGAAAACGACGGCGACGATGACGAGCTGCCCGCGGAACTCGCCGTTCCAGCGGGCAGTAAAAACTATATGACGCCACAGGGCTGGCAGCGAATGAAAACCGAGCTTTACGAGCTGGTTAACAAGGAGCGTCCGCACGTCACCCAGGTGGTCAATTGGGCGGCCAGCAATGGCGATAGATCGGAAAACGCCGATTATCAATATGGCAAACGCCGCCTGCGCGAGATTGACCGTCGCATTCGTTTTTTAAGCAAACGACTGGAAAACGCCGAAGTCATCGACCCGGAAACCCGCGAAGCCACCGACCAGATTTTCTTTAGCGCCACCGTCACGTATTTGCGTGAAGATGGCCGTGAAGAAACGGTGGTGATTGTCGGTGTGGATGAAACCAATTTGCCCCTCAATCACATCAGCTGGACTTCGCCTGTAGCGCGTGCGCTAATCAAGGCGCGCGAAGGCGATGTGGTGCATTTGCGCACCCCGGCAGGCAGCGAAGAGCTGGAAGTAATACAAGTATGTTATGTAAGAATTGAAAGCTAA